One window of the Pelmatolapia mariae isolate MD_Pm_ZW linkage group LG15, Pm_UMD_F_2, whole genome shotgun sequence genome contains the following:
- the wdr20b gene encoding WD repeat-containing protein 20: protein MAAEGGGKEMNEIKTQFTTREGVYKLLTHSEYSRPNRVPFNSQGSNPVKVSFVNVNDQSGNGDRICFNVGRELYFYIYKGVRKAADLSKPIDKRIYKGTQPTCHDFNPLTATAESVSLLVGFSAGQVQLIDPIKKETSKLFNEERLIDKSRVTCVRWVPGSESLFLVAHSSGSMYLYNVENTCGTTAPHYQLLKQGENYAVHTCKSKSARNPLLRWTVGEGALNEFAFSPDGKFLACASQDGFLRVFGFDAAELHGTMKSYFGGLLCVCWSPDGRYIVAGGEDDLVTVWSFLDCRVIARGHGHKSWVSVVAFDHCTTSVEDGDLPAEFSGSDEDFHEQNHFGAGRDRANSSHSRLSKRNSTDSRPVSVTYRFGSVGQDTQLCLWDLTEDILFPHLPLSRTRTHTNVMSATSPPATGQTPSTLSTTTSSGGTNGKDNLSNSSTSGNPTNSLPGTLPRSNSLPHSSNPAGGSTPNSNTGSSNSSSSTTATTKANSIIDNAFIATSVSKFATLSLHDSRKERHEKDHKRNHSMGHISSKSSDKLNQLSSSKTAKADAAKTLGTTLCPRMEEVPLLEPLVCKKIAHERLTVLIFLEDCLVTACQEGFVCTWARPGKVGLLSSQNNPANSPSGTVV from the exons ATGGCGGCGGAGGGAGGAGGGAAGGAGATGAACGAAATTAAAACTCAGTTCACCACACGAGAAGGTGTCTACAAACTCCTCACTCACTCTGAATACAGCCGCCCGAACAGGGTGCCTTTCAACTCGCAGGGCTCCAATCCCGTCAAGGTCTCCTTCGTCAATGTAAACGACCAGTCCGGCAACGGCGACAGGATCTGTTTCAATGTGGGCCGGGAACTCTACTTTTATATCTACAAAGGCGTGAGAAAG GCTGCTGATCTTAGTAAGCCCATAGACAAGAGGATATACAAAGGAACGCAGCCTACGTGCCATGACTTCAACCCCCTCACAGCTACAGCAGAGAGTGTCTCTCTGCTGGTGGGCTTCTCAGCAGGCCAGGTGCAACTCATAGACCCAATAAAGAAGGAAACCAGCAAACTCTTCAATGAGGAG aGACTTATCGACAAGTCGAGAGTAACGTGTGTGCGATGGGTTCCTGGTTCAGAGAGCCTGTTTCTTGTGGCTCACTCCAGTGGCAGCATGTACTTGTACAATGTGGAAAACACCTGTGGCACCACAGCACCTCACTACCAGCTCCTTAAGCAGGGTGAAAATTATGCCGTGCATACCTGCAAGAGCAAATCGGCTCGTAACCCGTTACTGCGGTGGACAGTGGGCGAAGGGGCGCTCAATGAGTTTGCTTTCTCCCCAGATGGAAAGTTTCTAGCTTGTGCGAGCCAGGATGGCTTCCTGCGGGTTTTTGGCTTTGATGCCGCAGAGCTACACGGAACTATGAAGAGTTACTTCGGTGGCTTACTGTGCGTGTGCTGGAGCCCCGATGGACGGTATATTGTGGCAGGAGGGGAGGACGACCTGGTGACGGTTTGGTCATTTTTGGACTGTAGAGTCATTGCACGAGGGCATGGCCACAAGTCATGGGTGAGCGTGGTGGCGTTTGACCACTGTACCACCAGTGTTGAGGATGGCGACTTGCCTGCAGAGTTTAGTGGCAGCGACGAGGACTTTCACGAGCAGAATCACTTCGGTGCAGGCAGAGACAGAGCAAACAGTTCTCATTCTCGGCTTTCTAAGAGAAACTCTACGGATAGTAGGCCGGTTAGTGTGACCTACAGATTTGGCTCAGTGGGACAGGACACCCAGCTGTGCCTGTGGGACCTCACAGAGGACATTCTCTTTCCTCACCTCCCTTTGTCCCGCACTCGAACACACACTAATGTTATGAGTGCCACAAGCCCTCCAGCAACAGGACAAACTCCTTCTACTCTGTCCACGACCACCAGTTCCGGTGGCACCAACGGTAAAGACAATTTGAGCAATAGTAGCACTAGCGGCAACCCAACTAACTCCCTCCCCGGCACCTTGCCTCGGTCCAATAGCTTGCCTCACTCCTCAAATCCAGCGGGGGGCAGCACCCCCAACAGTAACACaggcagcagcaacagcagcagcagcaccaccgCCACAACCAAGGCCAACAGCATCATTGACAACGCTTTCATCGCCACCAGCGTCAGCAAGTTTGCAACACTGTCGTTACACGACTCGCGGAAGGAGCGCCACGAGAAGGACCACAAGAGAAACCACAGCATGGGTCACATCAGCAGCAAGAGCAGCGACAAGCTAAACCAGCTCAGCTCGTCAAAGACGGCGAAAGCTGACGCTGCTAAGACTTTAGGCACCACTCTGTGCCCACGCATGGAGGAGGTGCCGCTCCTGGAACCGCTGGTGTGCAAAAAGATAGCTCACGAAAGACTCACGGTGTTAATCTTCCTGGAGGACTGTCTGGTAACAGCCTGCCAGGAGGGTTTCGTTTGCACATGGGCTAGGCCTGGGAAAGTG GGATTGCTATCATCTCAAAACAACCCAGCCAATTCCCCCAGTGGAACAGTAGTATAG